CTTTATATAAAAAATGTGCCGAATATGCACTGACAAAAGGTATCATCATTGCAGATACCAAGTTTGAATTTGGTTTAGATGAGAATGGCAATGTTGTATTAGGTGATGAGATGCTTACACCGGACAGCTCCAGATTCTGGCCATTAGAGGGTTACAAACCGGGACAGGGACAGCCGTCCTTTGACAAACAGTTTGTAAGAGACTGGTTAAAAGCCAACCCGGACAGTGATTACCTGTTACCGGATGATGTCATCGAAAAGACAGTGAATAAATACAAAGAGGCATATGAGCTTCTGACAGGCAAGAAATTTGCATAGTGGAAAAATCCTCTGAACACCAGTGGGCAAATTTTACATGGTAAAATTGCATTTTTCTTCGAAAAACAAGGAGGAAAATCCTCTCCTCGCTGTGGGGCTCGGATTTTGCTTCGCAAAACAAGGAGGATTTTATGGACAACAATGGATTTGTGAAAGATACACCATGGCAGACAAATGGCGACAGCGGACTGCATGAGGAATGTGGTGTATTCGGAATGTACGACTTTGATGGCGGAGACGTTGCATCCACGATTTATTATGGTCTTTTTGCATTGCAGCACCGTGGACAGGAGAGCTGTGGTATTGCAGTCAGTGAAACAAACGGTCCAAAGGGAAAAGTAACCTCATACAAAGGGATGGGATTGGTCAATGAGGTATTTACGCAGGATAATTTAGAGCCTATGCATGGCGATATCGGTGTCGGACATGTCCGTTATTCGACGGCAGGAGCTTCTACCCGCGAGAATGCACAGCCATTGGTTCTTAATTACGTTAAGGGAACACTCGCGCTTGCCCACAATGGAAACCTGATCAATGCAATGGAACTGCGTAAGGATTTAGAGTATACCGGAGCAATTTTCCAGACGACGATCGACTCTGAGGTCATCGCCTATCACATTGCCCGTGAGCGTTTAAATTCAAACAGTGTGGAAGAGGCAGTGGGACGTGCATGCCAGAAGATAAAGGGTGCATTTGCGTTAGTTGTGATGAGTCCGAGAAAATTAGTCGGAGCGCGTGATCCGTATGGTTTTAAACCGCTTTGTATCGGAAAACGTGACAATGCCTATATTTTAGCATCCGAGACGTGTGCATTAGATACGATCGGTGCAGAGTATGTCCGTGATGTATTGCCTGGTGAGATCGTTACGATCACACCGGAGGGCGGTATCCAGTCGGATCTTTCCTTAGCACTGCCAAAAGAAAAAGAAGCACGCTGTATTTTTGAATATATTTATTTTGCAAGACCGGACAGCCACATTGACGGTGTGAGCGTTTATGCATCCAGAATTAAGGCAGGACGTTTCCTTGCCATGGATTCACCGGTGGATGCTGATCTTGTTGTCGGTGTTCCGGAATCCGGAAATGCGGCAGCACTCGGTTATTCCCTGCAGTCGGGAATCCCATATGGCACCGCATTTGTGAAAAACGGATATGTCGGAAGAACTTTCATCAAGCCGAAACAGAGCAGCAGAGAGTCAAGCGTGCGTGTAAAATTAAATGTTTTAAAAGAAGCGGTAGATGGAAAACGTATCATCATGATCGATGATTCCATTGTCCGTGGTACAACGTCAGACCGTATCGTAAAGATGCTGCGTGACGCAGGAGCGACAGAAGTACATGTAAGGATCAGTTCACCACCATTTTTATGGCCGTGCTATTTTGGAACGGATATTCCGGAGCGGGAACAGTTGATCGCATACAACCGTTCCATCGAAGATATCCGTAAGATCATCGGTGCAGATTCCCTTGGTTACCTTGGGATTGAGCGTTTAGAGGAGATGGTTGGCGGATTAAACATCTGTAAGGGATGCTTTACCGGTACTTATCCGATGGAGCCGCCGAAAGAAGACATCCGCGGAGATTTTGAGAGATAATTAAACACTATTAAGGAGAATAGAAATGAGTACAGACAGATATACAAGTCCATTATCTGAGCGTTATGCCAGCAAGGAGATGCAGTATATTTTTTCACAGGATAAAAAATTCCGTACATGGAGAAAATTATGGATCGCATTAGCTGAGACAGAGATGGAGTTAGGACTTTCCGAGAATGGAAAGCCGGTCATTACACAGGAGCAGATCGACGAGTTAAAGGCACATGCCGAGGACATTAACTATGATGTCGCAAGAGAGCGTGAGAAACTGGTTCGCCATGATGTTATGAGTCATGTATATGCATACGGACAGCAGTGCCCGAAAGCGGCAGGAATCATCCATCTTGGAGCAACTTCCTGTTATGTTGGAGACAATACAGATATTATTTTAATGCGTGAAGCATTGGAATTAGTTCATAAAAAACTGGTCAATGTTATTGCAGAACTTGCAAAATTTGCAGATACCTATAAAAATCTGCCGACACTTGCATTTACCCATTTCCAGCCTGCACAGCCGACGACCGTTGGAAAACGTGCGACACTGTGGGCACAGGAATTTATCATGGATCTTGAGGATCTTGAGTATGTCATGGGATCTTTGAAACTGCTTGGTTCAAAAGGAACAACCGGAACACAGGCAAGTTTCTTAGAACTGTTTGACGGAGATCAGGAGACGATCGATAAGATCGATCCGATGATCGCTGCAAAGATGGGATTTAAAGAATGTTACGCAGTTTCCGGACAGACTTACTCCAGAAAAGTAGATACCAGAGTTGCAAATATTCTTGCAGGCATTGCGGCAAGTGCGCATAAGATGTCAAATGATATCCGCCTGTTACAGCACTTAAAAGAAGTAGAAGAACCGTTTGAAAAGAACCAGATCGGATCTTCCGCTATGGCATATAAACGCAACCCGATGCGTTCTGAGCGTATTGCATCTTTATCACGTTATGTCATGATCGATGCATTAAACCCGGCGATCACCTCTGCAACACAGTGGTTTGAGCGTACCTTAGATGATTCCGCAAACAAGAGACTTTCCATTCCGGAAGGATTCCTTGCGATCGATGGTATCTTAGACCTGTGCTTAAATGTAGTAGATGGATTAGTCGTATATGATAAAGTCATCACCAAACATTTAATGGCAGAGCTTCCATTTATGGCAACAGAAAACATTATGATGGATGCTGTAAAAAATGGCGGCAACCGTCAGGAGCTGCATGAGAAGATCCGTACTTTATCCATGCAGGCGGGCAAGACTGTCAAAGAAGAAGGAAAAGACAACAATCTGCTTGAACTGATCGCAGCAGATCCAGAGTTTAACCTGACATTAGAGGAACTTCAGTCAACGATGGATCCGGCAAAATATGTGGGACGTGCACCGATCCAGGTAGATAAGTTTATCGCAAATGTGGTAAAACCGATCTTAGATGCCAATACAGCAGAGCTTGGAGTAAAAGCTGAGATCAATGTATAATCCAATCAGAAAATAAGTAAATGAAAATCCTGCTGGAAGTTCCGGCGGGATTTTTATTTTTTTTGTTACAATTTCACTGTTTTGTCACTTACAAATAAGATTTCGTCCTGTTACAATCAAAGTATCATAAGTATTGGAAAAGGAGAAGATTATTATGGCAAACAGAATTATGTTAAACGAAACATCTTATCACGGAGCAGGAGCAATCGAAGAGATCGCAACAGAGGCAAAAGCGCGTGCATTCAAAAAAGCGTTTGTATGCTCAGATCCTGACCTGATCAAATTTGGTGTCACAAAAAAAGTAACAGATATTCTGGATAAAAACGGACTTGCTTATGAGATCTATTCTGATATCAAAGCAAATCCTACGATCCAGAACGTACAGCATGGTGTAGAGGCATTTAAGAAAGCAGGTGCTGATTATCTGATCGCGATCGGAGGCG
The Roseburia rectibacter DNA segment above includes these coding regions:
- the purB gene encoding adenylosuccinate lyase, translating into MSTDRYTSPLSERYASKEMQYIFSQDKKFRTWRKLWIALAETEMELGLSENGKPVITQEQIDELKAHAEDINYDVAREREKLVRHDVMSHVYAYGQQCPKAAGIIHLGATSCYVGDNTDIILMREALELVHKKLVNVIAELAKFADTYKNLPTLAFTHFQPAQPTTVGKRATLWAQEFIMDLEDLEYVMGSLKLLGSKGTTGTQASFLELFDGDQETIDKIDPMIAAKMGFKECYAVSGQTYSRKVDTRVANILAGIAASAHKMSNDIRLLQHLKEVEEPFEKNQIGSSAMAYKRNPMRSERIASLSRYVMIDALNPAITSATQWFERTLDDSANKRLSIPEGFLAIDGILDLCLNVVDGLVVYDKVITKHLMAELPFMATENIMMDAVKNGGNRQELHEKIRTLSMQAGKTVKEEGKDNNLLELIAADPEFNLTLEELQSTMDPAKYVGRAPIQVDKFIANVVKPILDANTAELGVKAEINV
- the purF gene encoding amidophosphoribosyltransferase, with product MDNNGFVKDTPWQTNGDSGLHEECGVFGMYDFDGGDVASTIYYGLFALQHRGQESCGIAVSETNGPKGKVTSYKGMGLVNEVFTQDNLEPMHGDIGVGHVRYSTAGASTRENAQPLVLNYVKGTLALAHNGNLINAMELRKDLEYTGAIFQTTIDSEVIAYHIARERLNSNSVEEAVGRACQKIKGAFALVVMSPRKLVGARDPYGFKPLCIGKRDNAYILASETCALDTIGAEYVRDVLPGEIVTITPEGGIQSDLSLALPKEKEARCIFEYIYFARPDSHIDGVSVYASRIKAGRFLAMDSPVDADLVVGVPESGNAAALGYSLQSGIPYGTAFVKNGYVGRTFIKPKQSSRESSVRVKLNVLKEAVDGKRIIMIDDSIVRGTTSDRIVKMLRDAGATEVHVRISSPPFLWPCYFGTDIPEREQLIAYNRSIEDIRKIIGADSLGYLGIERLEEMVGGLNICKGCFTGTYPMEPPKEDIRGDFER